A window from Planctomicrobium piriforme encodes these proteins:
- a CDS encoding tagaturonate epimerase family protein gives MALISAANSRPVALGLAPSFGFGDRLGLATPGHIAALRKAGGEIRGIFAQQSIREMARTRRTAPQVMQAAVVAIEDAKLTDPWGADADHLKTHEDVTVTADAGFVFFTIDPSGHVDQKADNYDEATVLQKFEGVKEVLDWVDTYSGRTVQIQNGPKIEFDRLSVQRAAVKYGRAIEQTVELAEFIQAAAKERRQPAEIELSVDETDQPTSLAEHYIIADQLRRRNVRVVSLAPRFIGELEKGVDYKGDLTALGKSLNDHAAIARELGPYKLSLHSGSDKLSMYGLLAKATKGQFHVKTAGTSYLEALRVVARCAPEEFRRIVEFSRGRYDIDKATYHVSATVSGVPGLDQIKNPDQLESVYLEKWCDVPAGKGFTEPGRQILHCTFGSVLTHEEFGPLVHQILRENPGVYSEVLEEHFVRHLQALNG, from the coding sequence ATGGCCTTGATTTCTGCAGCAAACAGCCGGCCTGTGGCCCTGGGACTGGCCCCCAGTTTCGGTTTCGGCGACCGGCTGGGACTCGCGACACCCGGGCATATTGCGGCACTTCGCAAGGCCGGGGGGGAGATTCGGGGGATCTTTGCCCAGCAGTCGATCCGCGAAATGGCACGCACCCGGCGGACTGCCCCGCAGGTCATGCAGGCGGCCGTCGTGGCGATCGAGGACGCGAAGCTCACCGATCCCTGGGGTGCCGACGCCGACCATCTCAAAACGCACGAAGATGTCACTGTCACGGCCGACGCGGGCTTTGTCTTCTTCACCATCGACCCCTCCGGGCATGTTGACCAGAAGGCCGACAACTACGACGAGGCGACCGTCCTGCAGAAATTCGAAGGGGTGAAGGAGGTCCTCGACTGGGTCGACACCTACAGCGGACGCACCGTGCAGATCCAGAATGGACCGAAGATCGAATTCGACCGGCTCTCGGTCCAGCGTGCGGCGGTGAAGTACGGACGGGCGATTGAACAGACAGTCGAACTCGCCGAATTCATTCAGGCCGCGGCCAAAGAACGTCGCCAGCCTGCCGAGATTGAACTGAGCGTCGATGAAACCGATCAGCCCACGAGTCTGGCGGAACACTACATCATCGCCGACCAGCTCCGCCGCCGGAACGTGCGCGTCGTCAGCCTCGCGCCCCGATTTATTGGTGAACTCGAAAAAGGGGTCGACTACAAGGGGGATCTCACGGCGCTGGGGAAGTCGCTGAATGACCATGCCGCCATCGCGCGGGAACTCGGTCCCTATAAGCTGAGTCTCCACTCTGGGTCCGACAAGCTCTCGATGTACGGCCTGCTCGCCAAGGCGACCAAGGGGCAGTTTCACGTCAAAACCGCTGGCACCAGTTACCTCGAAGCGCTAAGAGTGGTGGCCCGGTGTGCACCGGAAGAATTCCGCCGCATCGTCGAGTTCTCGCGTGGTCGCTACGACATCGACAAGGCGACCTATCACGTTTCGGCCACCGTCTCAGGCGTCCCAGGGCTCGATCAGATCAAGAATCCCGACCAGCTTGAGAGCGTGTATCTGGAAAAGTGGTGCGATGTCCCCGCCGGGAAGGGCTTCACCGAACCGGGCCGACAGATCCTGCACTGCACTTTTGGCTCCGTTCTCACCCACGAGGAATTCGGTCCGCTGGTGCATCAGATTCTGCGAGAGAATCCAGGCGTTTACAGTGAAGTGCTGGAAGAGCACTTTGTTCGCCACCTGCAGGCATTGAACGGCTGA
- a CDS encoding lysophospholipid acyltransferase family protein: protein MLVVLGLNVRRRHLLPNAGPAVVIANHNSHLDAIVLMTLFGMQRLKSVHPVAASDYFLKNRWLAWFSTQIIGISPLDREVAGIRKDPLAGICEGLSRGDILILFPEGSRGEPEKLAEFHTGIAHIAKRFPQVPIVPVFMHGLGKALPRGEGILVPFFVDVFVGEPVGWTGNRNEFMDAVKSRFDELVTEGHRPEWT from the coding sequence GTGCTGGTTGTCCTGGGACTCAACGTGCGCCGACGCCATCTCCTTCCAAACGCCGGCCCCGCAGTTGTGATCGCCAACCATAACAGCCACCTGGATGCGATTGTGCTGATGACGCTGTTTGGCATGCAGCGATTGAAGAGCGTCCATCCGGTTGCGGCATCAGATTATTTTCTGAAGAACCGTTGGCTCGCATGGTTTTCGACCCAGATCATCGGGATTTCTCCGCTGGATCGGGAAGTGGCCGGCATCCGCAAAGACCCGCTCGCTGGCATTTGCGAGGGACTGAGTCGGGGCGACATTCTGATTTTGTTTCCCGAAGGATCACGCGGTGAGCCTGAAAAACTGGCAGAGTTCCATACCGGGATTGCCCATATCGCAAAGCGATTCCCTCAGGTTCCGATCGTCCCCGTCTTCATGCATGGGCTCGGTAAAGCACTTCCCCGTGGTGAAGGAATCCTGGTTCCGTTCTTTGTGGATGTTTTTGTCGGAGAACCCGTCGGCTGGACAGGAAATCGAAACGAGTTCATGGACGCGGTTAAATCACGCTTCGATGAACTCGTGACGGAAGGTCACCGACCTGAGTGGACTTAG
- a CDS encoding CDP-alcohol phosphatidyltransferase family protein has product MFQRLAAALAKSGITPNAISVASVFAAVAAGCCLAATSFVSDELIRRLLCFAAAVCIQLRLIANLLDGMVAVEGGKASAVGELYNEVPDRLSDPAILIGAGFASGGCPILGLTAALTSVFVAYVRAIGASVGAGQVFLGPFAKPQRMALMALTCLALTLLPIQYQPVHEKTGIGLMGVSLGVIIVGCVVTSIRRLRVIAAKMRLRAAEQESLNAPVDH; this is encoded by the coding sequence TTGTTCCAACGACTGGCGGCCGCACTGGCAAAATCTGGAATCACGCCCAATGCCATCTCTGTCGCCAGCGTCTTCGCCGCGGTCGCGGCTGGATGCTGTCTCGCAGCAACTTCATTTGTTTCCGATGAACTCATTCGTCGTTTACTGTGTTTCGCAGCTGCGGTCTGCATTCAGCTTCGACTGATTGCAAACCTTCTCGATGGGATGGTGGCTGTCGAAGGCGGCAAGGCCTCAGCGGTCGGTGAACTCTACAACGAGGTGCCTGATCGATTGTCCGATCCTGCGATTCTGATTGGAGCAGGTTTCGCCAGCGGAGGGTGTCCAATCCTCGGGCTGACCGCCGCGTTGACCTCGGTCTTCGTCGCTTATGTACGTGCAATCGGAGCAAGCGTCGGAGCGGGCCAGGTTTTTCTCGGGCCGTTTGCAAAGCCTCAACGCATGGCGTTGATGGCTCTCACCTGCCTCGCTCTGACATTGCTGCCGATTCAATATCAGCCGGTGCATGAGAAAACTGGAATCGGGCTGATGGGTGTTTCACTCGGAGTGATCATTGTCGGGTGCGTGGTCACATCGATTCGCCGACTTCGGGTCATCGCCGCAAAAATGCGTCTGCGTGCTGCAGAACAGGAGTCATTGAATGCCCCAGTGGATCACTGA
- a CDS encoding phosphatidate cytidylyltransferase — protein MPQWITEWTRGWTRLEHLTPEVGITLVAIAVALVIASILTRILKRIRPERDDTELRQRVRTWWVIAWMFGAAILISPATSTIFLAFVSFLALKEYFSLIPTRRADRRVLFWAYLSIPVQYYLAYTAWYGMFVVFIPVYLFLFLPARMVAIGQTEGFLRSIGTLHWGLMTTVFSLSHTAMMLMLSVGASPRIAPEWPGNSQTTAPGVALLVLLIVLTQFNDVAQYVWGKSLGRIRVVPKVSPGKTLAGLLGGIGSTTLLAALLGPWLTILNLKMAIFAGMLIAVSGFAGDLSISALKRDLGVKDSGSILPGHGGILDRVDSLTYTAPLFFHFIYYFYG, from the coding sequence ATGCCCCAGTGGATCACTGAATGGACGCGTGGCTGGACCAGGCTGGAGCATTTGACCCCTGAAGTTGGCATCACGCTGGTTGCGATTGCCGTCGCCCTGGTCATTGCCAGCATCCTCACGCGGATCTTGAAGCGAATTCGCCCAGAACGTGATGACACCGAATTGCGGCAACGCGTGCGAACCTGGTGGGTCATCGCCTGGATGTTTGGGGCGGCGATTCTGATCAGCCCGGCCACGTCGACCATCTTTCTCGCGTTTGTCAGTTTCCTGGCACTGAAAGAATACTTCTCTCTGATCCCGACGCGTCGAGCGGATCGCCGAGTGCTGTTCTGGGCATATCTGAGCATTCCGGTGCAGTACTATCTGGCCTACACGGCGTGGTACGGAATGTTTGTGGTGTTTATTCCGGTGTACTTGTTTCTCTTTCTGCCGGCCAGAATGGTGGCGATTGGTCAGACGGAGGGGTTTCTCCGTTCGATCGGCACGCTCCACTGGGGATTGATGACGACCGTCTTCAGTCTTTCACATACCGCAATGATGCTGATGCTGAGCGTCGGCGCATCGCCGCGCATTGCTCCTGAGTGGCCCGGCAATTCGCAGACGACAGCCCCCGGTGTTGCCTTGCTGGTGCTGTTGATCGTGCTGACTCAGTTCAACGATGTCGCACAGTACGTCTGGGGAAAATCGCTGGGACGGATTCGAGTCGTTCCCAAAGTCAGCCCCGGCAAGACTCTGGCGGGCCTGTTGGGAGGAATCGGTTCGACGACGCTGTTGGCGGCGCTATTAGGCCCTTGGCTGACGATTCTGAATCTCAAGATGGCGATCTTCGCTGGCATGCTCATCGCGGTGAGCGGCTTTGCTGGAGATCTCTCCATCTCGGCATTGAAACGCGATCTCGGAGTGAAAGATTCCGGATCGATCCTGCCAGGCCACGGAGGAATCCTCGACCGCGTGGACAGCCTGACGTATACCGCCCCGCTGTTCTTTCACTTCATCTATTACTTCTATGGCTGA
- a CDS encoding terpene cyclase/mutase family protein: MNSGHMRNGSSGVASRLPRESTSRLDSSVKSAVSQARNWLLSEQNSEGYWLGELQGDTILESEYILLLAWMGKSNTPIVQECANYIRQQQLPEGGWAMFPGGPLEISSSVKAYWTLKIAGDDPQAEHMQRACAAIRAAGGAERVNSFTRYYMALLGIISYRQCPAVPPELMLLPKWMPFNIYEMSSWSRTIIVPLSLLWAFQPKTTLPRSQKIDELFLNSPEKLPVVMPPSGQLDKLKQQTWVPWDRIFRGIDVTWKFFEALRMKPFRERAVRLATKWIVKRFEKSDGLGAIFPPIIWSVIALRCLGHDESSPMVQAALKELEKLTIREGNTARLEPCRSPVWDTAIAVNALRDAGVPAHHPQLVRAVNWLLSKEVRSPGDWTVNHPDVEPGGWYFEFNNEFYPDVDDTIMVSMALARCLPGDQHSNWSASLLSKQGVQQRSDFDLAIVIAGQTDAPERAVSDVERMQPMIAALRRAVKWTVAMQSRNGGWGAFDADNDREILTRVPFADHNAMIDPPTADITARVLEMFGRLGLTSREPIFEKALKFVWDEQEPDHCWFGRWGVNYIYGTWQVLVGLTEFGVPRDDSRLQAAARWLKEKQQSDGGWGETAQSYDEPALRGTGVTTPSQTAWAVLGLIAAGEGRSIAARRGIEFLLSRQTEQGTWDETEFTGTGFPRVFYLRYHLYRHYFPLMALGRYAAQFESEDSEAY; this comes from the coding sequence ATGAATTCAGGTCACATGCGGAACGGATCTTCTGGAGTCGCCAGCCGTCTGCCGCGCGAGTCGACGAGCCGTCTCGATTCCTCCGTGAAATCAGCCGTCTCGCAAGCCCGAAACTGGTTGCTGTCCGAGCAGAACTCCGAGGGCTACTGGCTCGGTGAGCTGCAAGGGGACACGATCCTCGAATCGGAATACATCCTGCTGCTCGCCTGGATGGGCAAGAGCAACACGCCTATCGTGCAGGAATGTGCGAACTACATCCGTCAGCAGCAACTCCCTGAGGGTGGCTGGGCGATGTTTCCTGGCGGGCCGCTCGAAATCAGTTCGTCGGTCAAGGCCTACTGGACGTTGAAGATTGCTGGCGATGATCCGCAGGCCGAGCACATGCAACGGGCCTGTGCGGCGATTCGCGCAGCCGGCGGCGCGGAGCGCGTTAACAGCTTCACCCGCTACTACATGGCGCTGCTGGGAATCATTTCGTACCGGCAATGTCCTGCGGTGCCGCCGGAGCTCATGCTGCTGCCGAAGTGGATGCCGTTCAACATCTACGAGATGTCGTCGTGGTCGCGGACGATCATTGTGCCGTTGAGTCTGCTGTGGGCGTTTCAGCCGAAGACGACATTGCCCCGTTCCCAGAAGATTGACGAACTCTTCCTGAACTCGCCTGAGAAACTCCCGGTGGTGATGCCGCCGTCGGGTCAGCTCGACAAGCTCAAGCAGCAGACCTGGGTGCCCTGGGATCGCATTTTCCGCGGCATCGATGTCACCTGGAAATTCTTCGAAGCGCTGCGGATGAAACCCTTCCGCGAACGCGCTGTGCGGCTGGCGACAAAGTGGATCGTCAAGCGTTTCGAGAAGAGCGACGGACTCGGAGCCATCTTCCCGCCGATCATCTGGAGCGTCATCGCCCTGCGATGCCTGGGACATGACGAATCGTCGCCGATGGTGCAGGCAGCGCTCAAGGAACTGGAGAAGCTGACCATTCGCGAAGGCAACACCGCGCGACTGGAGCCGTGCCGCTCGCCGGTGTGGGATACAGCGATTGCCGTGAATGCACTCCGCGATGCCGGCGTGCCTGCACATCATCCGCAACTGGTCCGCGCGGTGAACTGGCTGCTCTCGAAAGAAGTCCGGTCGCCTGGCGACTGGACGGTGAATCATCCGGACGTCGAGCCAGGGGGCTGGTACTTCGAATTCAACAACGAGTTCTACCCCGACGTCGATGACACGATCATGGTGAGCATGGCCCTCGCACGGTGCCTGCCGGGCGACCAGCACTCAAACTGGTCGGCATCACTGCTGAGCAAGCAGGGCGTGCAACAGCGGTCTGACTTCGATCTGGCGATTGTGATTGCCGGCCAGACCGACGCCCCGGAACGCGCAGTCTCGGATGTCGAACGGATGCAGCCGATGATCGCCGCCCTGCGACGTGCGGTGAAATGGACCGTCGCCATGCAGAGCCGCAACGGCGGCTGGGGCGCGTTCGACGCCGACAACGACCGCGAAATTCTGACGCGAGTTCCCTTTGCTGACCACAATGCCATGATCGATCCCCCGACCGCGGACATCACCGCGCGGGTACTCGAAATGTTTGGACGCCTGGGACTCACCAGTCGCGAACCGATCTTCGAAAAGGCCCTGAAATTCGTCTGGGACGAACAGGAACCGGACCACTGCTGGTTCGGCCGCTGGGGCGTGAACTACATCTACGGCACCTGGCAGGTGCTGGTGGGACTGACCGAGTTCGGCGTCCCGCGCGACGATTCCCGCTTGCAGGCGGCTGCCCGGTGGCTGAAGGAAAAGCAGCAGTCAGACGGCGGCTGGGGCGAGACCGCACAGTCATACGACGAACCGGCGCTCCGCGGCACCGGAGTGACCACTCCCTCGCAAACCGCCTGGGCAGTGCTGGGCCTAATTGCCGCTGGTGAAGGCCGCTCAATCGCCGCCCGACGCGGCATCGAATTCCTGCTCTCCCGGCAGACCGAACAGGGCACCTGGGATGAAACTGAATTCACGGGAACAGGATTTCCCCGGGTCTTCTACCTGCGATACCATTTGTATCGACACTACTTCCCGCTGATGGCGCTGGGGCGATATGCGGCTCAGTTTGAGAGCGAAGACAGCGAAGCGTATTAA
- a CDS encoding protein-L-isoaspartate(D-aspartate) O-methyltransferase — protein MSSVRGCCRLSWLTGFVLAALPAVVMAQPQSRDRYDMPRQQMVDDYIVSEGVNNPKVIESMRTVPRHEFVRPDLKNMAYYDQALDIGYKQTISPPFIVAYMTEVLDPQLTDKVLEIGTGSGYQAAVLSSLVKDVYTIEIVEPLGKRAASVLQRLGYANVHPKVGDGYLGWPEHAPFDKIIVTCSPENVPQPLIDQLKEGGRMIIPLGERYQQVFYLFEKKEGKLTQQKLLPTLFVPMTGKMEELRQKKPDPAHPMLVNGSFEVDANEDQLADNWHYQRRSQLVDDAFAGKKAIFFENQEPGRMAHMLQAMAIDGAQVHKLKVSWAMKSADIQEGRAPQDVPAIILYFYDPQRLPVGRVVIGPWRTDEPQWTAHSEIIDVPPTAKEAIMQAGLGGATGKLWLDEMQVQPLK, from the coding sequence ATGTCTTCAGTGCGTGGCTGTTGTCGATTGTCCTGGCTGACGGGTTTCGTTCTCGCTGCACTGCCAGCCGTGGTCATGGCTCAGCCTCAGTCGCGCGATCGCTATGACATGCCGCGGCAGCAGATGGTCGACGACTACATCGTCTCGGAAGGGGTCAACAATCCGAAGGTGATCGAGTCGATGCGGACTGTTCCCCGACACGAGTTCGTGCGGCCTGACCTGAAGAATATGGCCTACTACGATCAGGCACTCGATATTGGCTATAAGCAGACGATCTCGCCGCCGTTCATCGTCGCCTACATGACTGAGGTCCTCGATCCCCAGCTGACCGACAAGGTGCTGGAGATCGGAACCGGCAGCGGATATCAGGCAGCCGTGCTTTCAAGCCTCGTCAAGGATGTCTACACAATTGAGATCGTCGAGCCGCTCGGAAAACGGGCCGCCAGCGTCCTGCAACGGCTGGGCTATGCGAACGTGCATCCCAAAGTGGGAGACGGCTATCTCGGCTGGCCGGAGCATGCTCCCTTCGACAAGATCATCGTCACCTGTTCGCCTGAGAACGTCCCGCAGCCGTTGATCGACCAGCTCAAGGAAGGGGGCAGGATGATCATTCCGCTGGGAGAACGCTATCAGCAGGTGTTCTATCTCTTCGAGAAAAAAGAGGGCAAACTGACTCAGCAGAAGCTGCTGCCGACCTTGTTTGTCCCGATGACCGGCAAGATGGAAGAACTGCGACAGAAGAAGCCTGACCCGGCGCATCCCATGCTGGTGAACGGCAGCTTCGAAGTGGACGCCAACGAAGACCAGCTCGCGGACAACTGGCACTACCAGCGCCGTTCGCAGCTCGTCGATGACGCGTTTGCCGGCAAGAAAGCGATTTTCTTCGAGAACCAGGAACCGGGTCGCATGGCACACATGCTACAGGCGATGGCCATCGACGGGGCTCAGGTCCATAAGTTAAAGGTCAGTTGGGCGATGAAATCAGCGGACATTCAGGAAGGCCGCGCCCCGCAGGATGTCCCGGCCATCATCCTCTACTTCTACGATCCCCAACGTCTTCCGGTGGGCCGGGTCGTCATCGGCCCCTGGCGAACCGATGAGCCCCAGTGGACCGCACATTCCGAAATCATCGACGTTCCGCCGACCGCGAAAGAAGCCATCATGCAAGCCGGCCTGGGCGGAGCAACCGGCAAGCTGTGGCTGGACGAAATGCAGGTTCAACCGCTGAAGTAA
- a CDS encoding helix-turn-helix domain-containing protein: MSGSVRQSDQRSFLVLPENQLAVAAVKKLAPVVKRRSIRLVTLVGPAGVGKSHLARDLVRSWESDRTEGKVLVTTASQFAAQLADASSAQAISQFQTRFRNEVKLLVCEDVHVLGPRKESQQQLLAAIDDVTAQGGVVLLTSIQMPGSIKGLSRRLVNRMHGGLCVNIELPSAASRRKLIEHALAADGARLPPREIEQIAAESPVSPRELFGLLSQLRSETQLLTAGDRRRGSVVKALIEERSPAFDVGLPELCRVTAARFAVKPSELKGPRRSQTITLARQTAMSLARELLKLNYVEIGEYFNRGNHSTVIHACQKIAEQRKTDSDLELAIQSIHEELKSAGLRK, translated from the coding sequence GTGAGCGGCTCCGTTCGCCAATCCGATCAGCGCTCGTTCCTGGTGCTGCCGGAGAATCAACTGGCCGTTGCGGCGGTGAAGAAACTGGCCCCGGTCGTCAAACGGCGGAGCATTCGGCTCGTGACCCTTGTTGGTCCGGCCGGCGTCGGAAAGTCGCACCTCGCCCGAGACCTGGTCCGCAGTTGGGAGTCGGATCGCACTGAGGGAAAAGTGCTGGTCACCACGGCATCGCAGTTCGCCGCACAACTGGCCGACGCCTCGTCAGCGCAAGCGATCTCGCAGTTTCAGACCCGATTCCGCAACGAAGTCAAACTGCTGGTCTGCGAAGACGTGCACGTCCTCGGTCCGCGAAAAGAATCGCAGCAGCAGTTGCTGGCCGCCATTGATGACGTGACCGCGCAAGGAGGCGTCGTGCTGCTCACGAGCATCCAGATGCCTGGCTCGATTAAAGGACTCAGCCGGCGTCTGGTGAACCGAATGCATGGCGGCCTGTGCGTGAACATCGAACTCCCGTCAGCCGCCAGCCGGCGCAAGCTGATCGAACATGCTCTCGCTGCCGATGGCGCCCGACTTCCTCCGCGCGAGATCGAACAGATCGCCGCCGAGTCCCCCGTTTCGCCCCGAGAACTCTTCGGGCTGCTTTCGCAATTGCGATCGGAAACCCAACTGCTGACCGCCGGCGACCGCCGCCGCGGCAGCGTGGTGAAAGCATTGATCGAAGAACGCAGCCCCGCGTTCGACGTCGGCCTCCCGGAACTCTGCCGCGTGACCGCCGCCCGATTCGCGGTGAAGCCGTCCGAACTGAAAGGCCCGCGGCGGTCGCAAACGATCACCCTCGCCCGACAGACGGCGATGTCACTCGCGCGAGAACTCCTGAAACTGAACTACGTCGAGATCGGCGAATACTTCAACCGCGGCAACCACAGCACCGTGATCCACGCCTGCCAGAAAATCGCCGAGCAGCGAAAGACGGATTCCGACCTGGAACTGGCGATTCAGTCGATCCACGAAGAACTGAAATCGGCGGGGTTGAGGAAGTAG
- a CDS encoding endo-1,4-beta-xylanase produces MGVMRFLVHPPDKLRGTSEPAHAYLSGMDGRIFPTKVEYSDNVITFRRPMSDSCKLNIAWPVPGLGRPVLATTSLRERDQPYELALELARGKLSEIRESSAMWEQAGMLVPDAFRKTQREAFEKLAKASTAQTSRDLAADLASQSIEKSCQASAILMDAYTIQRLTNIRRTRHQSPGLLGCVVDETLLTEKGSQIFRHAFNTASVPVNWKVIEPNEGEYHWDAVDQLVAHGVENRYVLRGGPLIDLSPGGLPEWLSPWSNDFLNLPSFVCDYIETAVARYQGMIRLWEVSAYGNTGGALGLGEDHCLALVARTLETAKRTDSDAQFFIRIERPWGEYQRLGRHRLSPFQFVDALVRSNLGLAGVTLDVNIGYGPDGCYARDMLSISKLIDFWSLLQVQIHVNVACPSSSVADPHAGSQYSVYNGVWRNNWDQEAQAEWIEHVVPVLLAKPSVTGVFLSNFHDALPHRYPHAGLLDAKGEPKQMYDPLRRQLNHDLS; encoded by the coding sequence ATGGGTGTGATGCGGTTCCTTGTCCATCCGCCCGACAAGCTGCGCGGCACGTCTGAGCCGGCGCACGCTTATCTCAGCGGCATGGACGGTCGCATCTTCCCCACGAAGGTCGAATACAGCGACAACGTCATCACCTTTCGCCGGCCGATGTCCGACAGTTGCAAGCTGAACATCGCCTGGCCGGTGCCGGGGCTGGGCCGACCGGTCCTCGCCACCACCTCACTGCGCGAACGCGATCAGCCGTACGAACTGGCCCTCGAACTCGCCCGCGGCAAGCTCTCCGAAATCCGTGAAAGCTCTGCGATGTGGGAACAGGCCGGCATGCTGGTGCCGGATGCCTTTCGCAAGACGCAGCGGGAAGCCTTCGAGAAACTCGCCAAGGCCAGCACCGCTCAGACCAGTCGCGACCTCGCCGCCGACCTCGCGTCACAGTCGATCGAGAAATCGTGTCAGGCGTCTGCCATCCTGATGGATGCCTACACAATTCAGCGGCTGACGAACATTCGCCGCACCCGGCATCAGTCGCCGGGCCTGTTGGGCTGCGTGGTCGATGAAACGCTGCTCACAGAAAAAGGCTCGCAGATCTTCCGGCACGCCTTCAATACGGCATCCGTACCGGTGAACTGGAAAGTGATCGAACCCAATGAAGGGGAATATCACTGGGACGCCGTCGATCAGCTTGTCGCACATGGCGTCGAGAACCGCTACGTCCTCCGCGGCGGGCCGTTGATCGATCTCAGCCCCGGCGGGCTTCCGGAATGGCTCTCCCCGTGGTCGAACGACTTCCTGAATCTCCCCAGTTTCGTCTGCGATTACATCGAAACCGCCGTAGCCCGGTATCAGGGCATGATCCGGCTCTGGGAAGTGTCCGCCTACGGCAACACTGGCGGCGCGTTGGGGCTGGGCGAAGACCATTGCCTGGCGCTGGTTGCCCGGACGTTGGAGACAGCCAAACGCACCGACAGCGATGCCCAGTTCTTCATTCGCATCGAGCGCCCCTGGGGTGAATACCAGCGTCTTGGACGGCATCGTCTTTCGCCGTTTCAGTTCGTCGACGCTCTCGTCCGCTCGAACCTGGGCCTCGCCGGCGTCACGCTCGACGTCAACATCGGCTACGGCCCCGATGGCTGCTACGCCCGCGACATGCTCTCGATCTCAAAACTGATCGACTTCTGGAGCCTGCTGCAGGTGCAGATCCATGTGAATGTGGCTTGTCCCTCGAGCAGCGTTGCCGATCCCCACGCCGGCTCCCAGTACTCCGTCTACAACGGCGTCTGGCGCAATAACTGGGATCAGGAAGCGCAGGCGGAGTGGATCGAGCATGTCGTCCCGGTGCTGCTGGCGAAGCCCTCTGTGACCGGCGTCTTTCTCAGCAACTTCCACGATGCCCTGCCGCATCGCTATCCGCACGCCGGACTGCTGGACGCCAAGGGCGAACCGAAGCAGATGTACGACCCGCTCCGCCGACAGCTCAACCACGACCTCAGTTGA
- a CDS encoding WXG100 family type VII secretion target, with product MAQAIANPEELRAFALKLNQFNNTLSDQAGMLANQLETLSSSWRDQENAKFTEEFKEHMRLLAAFVEANNRHIPYLLRKAERIEEYLQQR from the coding sequence ATGGCCCAGGCAATTGCCAATCCGGAAGAACTGCGGGCGTTCGCGCTGAAGCTCAACCAGTTCAACAACACCCTGTCCGATCAGGCAGGCATGCTCGCCAATCAGCTCGAAACTCTGAGTTCGAGTTGGCGCGACCAGGAGAACGCCAAGTTCACCGAGGAGTTCAAGGAACACATGCGACTGCTGGCAGCCTTCGTGGAAGCCAACAACCGCCACATTCCGTACCTGCTGCGGAAGGCGGAGCGGATTGAAGAGTATCTGCAGCAGCGGTAA